In Oryzias latipes chromosome 10, ASM223467v1, the genomic window GGACAGTTGAGTCAGAAAGTCCTGCTGTTTGTTAGTTCCCTTTTAGGATGACACTCTTAGAGTTGAATATTCCAAACCTGCAGCATTTTCCTGTGGCAGTGTGTCTGTTGTGTCCTCCTGCATTCTTTCGCTTTGCTTCCCTTCATCTGTCGACACAACTGCAGAGAAGGTTGAACACCTTAAAATACCTTTTTGTCAGAGTTTTCAGTAGATTGTTTTACACACCTCGCTAATCTGAAAGTCAGAAAAGGACTTTAAACAAATGCATcgagcaataaaaaaacatgtttccgcGCTACAGACATGActtgacaaaaaagaaacaaaacaatgactCAGCAAACTGGActcaatgggggggggggggggggggggggctgttgtgGTTCAGTGGCAGATTCTCAGTGCAGTCCTCCTCCTAGTGAGGCTTAGAGAAAACAATCCAACCTGTTTGTTCTACAATAACTGGAAGCAGACGTTGAATTAGCAGCTGTTTGCCCAAATTTCCCTAAACGGCACCAGATGTGAGTCACAGTCGACTGAGaggctgcaaataaaaaaagatgaccGCAACACTTCCCTGTCTGCTTGTCCAAGGGATATTTTTAAGAAAtagatttttcaatttaaagtaactaaaaataaacacgTCTGAAGTTTACAGTCTCTTATTTACGGCAATGAGATCTATTCTGCCCTGGAGCTCCACTGTGGGGTCACAACAGGATCAGCCTCAAgccagtgaaaataaaaataaaaactattttgaatacattttaaactCCAAAGTACATAttgtaaacttgaaaaaaaggaaaaatcagtAGTGATAATGCAATGTTTGGTACATCAGTGACTGGATGACACAGGAACTGTTTTAGGGCAGTTGTTGTCACCGTAACATCCATGTCCCCGTAGCCAATAGGCTCAAAGCCCCACCGCCACAAAAATGAAGGTCGACTTTGAAAACGAGAAGTCTGAATTGAAACTGTAAATTTAGGACTGAAAGCCaagagagaaataaaaacagaaaataatgttgaaaatacaaagcagcagttttaggtttattgtattttagtcaggttttcagtgtttttcttcagatttcaaatataattttttaaatgttcagtatttctttaaagtttacAATGTGTACTTCTCAggttaaaacagtttttcattcactttaatgTGATCCTGATGTGTTTACCACCTTCTAGACACTAGAAAACACAAGAGAGATTATTCACACAATAATAACAACTTTTAATGTCGCTTAGCCCGTCAAGAAAAAGCTGGGTAATTatgatttataattaaaaattaaattcttttgcacaaaccaaagacaaacatgaataAATTGAAGATTTTCTTCCTCCTGTTTAATGGTGATAGTCCAGACTCCACACTCCTGGACCTGTACTGCAGTTGTTGGACTGTAAGTCGCtgtggagtataagtcacagaCGTGTCatatataagtcgcacttttgggagaaatgtatATAAAATATACATTCATTCATATCATATTTCCAGTAAATGGAAATATGAGAGAAATGTTCAAGCATGTGTGGGTTATGTCTGctgtattttatattgtttttatactatttattgtgattttattttttactatttgacTATTTTTGCACCTTAATCTCGTTGTACAATgttgcaatgacaataaagactatctatctatctatctatatacatatatacatattagTATTTAGATATCACATACAAGTTGCACCCCCAGCCAAATGATGCAAAGAATTGCGACTTGTACATCAAAAACTACGGCCCATGTTTGTCGTCCATCGTCTCTCTGACACACATATATGTAGAGCTGTAGAATCTTGATGCTCGTGTGGATTTTGAATGGCTGCAGGCGAGTGACATCGTTCTGAATGATTGACCTCCCTCTCTCCctgtccttcctcctctctcttcttcctcccATCCAAGCAGCATCACCCCCATCCCATCTCCACCTTCCTCCCATCGACTTCTCATGTATGCACCTGCAGAAGGAGGGTCAGGGTAAGTGGTTTCATGGATGCGCACCTGtccaaccccccctccccccctcccctccacctGTCACCGCCATACATACGGAAAACATGAGCAGCTTTTTTTAACACGTGGAGGTTCTTCCCGCCTGCATGTGAAACCGTCTTTTTAATGTCAGAACTCCCTGAGTGGTGTTTGATGCTGCAGACACCGTCCCCCCGATGACACTaactctctcttttctcttgtaaCCCCTCCTACACACAACCTTCCCTCCTTATTTTCTCTCCAGCCCTGCTTGTTATTATAGTTCTGCCTTTACTGATTTGCTGTTGCACCTCCTCCCCCCCCGCAGACCCGGTTCCAGCGTTCAAATCATGGCAGGACGACAGTGAAAGTGGAGAAGCGCAGCTCTCCCCGTTGGCTGGCCGCATAGTTCCTCTCCCCCTGCTGCGCCTGGAGGACGACGGCGAGGAAGAAGAGGGGGAAGGAGTTCAAGATGACTCCCTTTCTTCTTCTCGCACCCACCCTCACATCCCAGCGCGGCGCTTCCTGGACTTTGGAGCCCACAGCACCCATCGTTTCCTCCAGGACTCGGACGCCACCTCACCCACCAAAGCGCCGAGGTAGGACGGGCGTCAGGCACGAACTGAGAGTTCACAGGAGGGACTTCAAAGGAACCCGGCTCTTTCTGGTTTCTCCTCAGGCAGAGGCGTGCGTCGTTTGGCTCTAGAGACGTGGTGAGAGGAGATTCTGTGACCCATCAGCTCACAAAGAAGCTCCAGCATCTGAAGAAGAAAATCAAGCAGTTTGAAGAGCAGTTTGAGAAGGAGAGGAACTACAAGGTACACACACAGGGTTAGGCTGTTATGTGAGGGAATGCTGAGGATCAGACTGGCCTTTCCTCTGAGCTCCTGCTCATTCTGCTTtaaagcttaacccttgtgctgtcctatgaccccacccttccattaacgtgttcttcctaccatgacaaaggtggataaaggtggaaagatttcatgtaatccatggacaccagtgaagatcacaaatcattgaagaaaaaaggttcagagcactgtctagtgggtctagatgacccaactcccaatgttaagaaTATGAGAAAATGGAGgaccaagacaaaaaaatatagaCTTTTAAGGGAATTTGATccaaataattacatttttaatcatcagAGCTGTGATGTTGGTACAGAGTGAGATCCTAAGATCTcagattttacacaaaaagtgagagagatgaaaacatgtttttagcaGGATCCAATGAGAATAAGCAGGAGTTTTGTCCACAAAACGCgacacatttctgttttgggGAGGATCAGTTTCTTGAGCTTCTCTCCTGACCCCCTCCTGCCGTGTCTCTGCAGCCCTCTCATGCGGAAAAGGCAGCTAACCCCAAAGTCCTCAAATGGATGACGGACCTCACCAAGATCCGCAGACAGATTAAAGGTAAGTGTGTCAGTGCTGTCTCCTCtgaatgtgcatgtgtgtgtgtgtgtgggggtgggtgggtgggggtgggaggaTAAAGCAGGACAGGCTGACCCCCTCCCACCCCACCCTGTGTCAAACATGGCATGTTTGCTCCTCCACGCCAACACGAGCAGACATGTTCATGTTCAGGGCTGGCGTGGCTCTCACATGCGTGGCTCCCACCCTCCAGTGTGCTGGTGCGTCCTTGTGAACCCACATCCACGACCTGCCGGGAGCTCAGGAAGGTGAAGCCATGACGGAACGTGGGCGGTTGTCTGTCAAACaggactcctcctcctctgagcttTGACGGCTGTTTGTCGCTTCACCCTGCTGAGCCCCCCCGCCTCTGCCtgttcacctcctcctcctcctcaggagGTGGCAGCGGCAGGGACATTCTCGTTGGTTTCAACTCAAaatgaaggaggaaaaaaatgaataaatacataaataacacGAGCACCCGCTCTCCGCTTTTCCTCCCTTCTCCCCCTTGACATCCAACGAccgattgattgattgattggccAAACCAGGACGCCAGCACCACCTTTTACCCAGAAGCACGCTGAGGCACCAGGCTTTGCTCCATTCACACAGACGCCACCATGCTTcctccccttcctcctcctcctcctcgtcctctATCTGCTCACCTCCTTGTCACACTCTCACCCCCCTGCTCCACCCCTGCTCAGGCCACAGCTGTAGACCATTTGACCTCACGGAGTACCGCCCCCCTAGTAAGTAGATGTTACAAACACCACTCAGTCACAGTGAGGCTGCCTTGTGAGAGCATCTTGTTTGGGTGGATCTGGATGGTAATCATGTGATCATAAACTATGTCCTCAGAAATTTACCTGTGAGTTGTGGCCAGGACTGCCTCGTTTCCCATCATCAATGCGTTTGCACACTCTcccaccagcttacagcccctcacaaccccaatctaacattagcggtgcaacaaaaatggagagcaatatcagagctatccagtcggacagtttggatccagattccagctcagatgaagaacacaaagacgttcatggatctattggtctgttagtggatgcatcagaatggagcggagcctgtggcccgcccagcgtatttgttacgtcacaaatacgatcaaactgctttttttatgCTCCTGATTGACAGCAATGTGagtagaaatactcagaagtaaattttttagcatttatatgatgatggaggacaaaaataaagaaaatttagcttaaactTATGTAGGTGCGACAGTCATCAAGCTACAAGCTTCCTGCGCCAGTAGATTCTGACGGATCTAATTGACTATTTGAGCTGGTACCTGGCTTGTAAgagtacgactggatagctccaatattactcaccATATTTGCTGCAGCAGTTGTGAGGGGAtgtaagccagcgggagagcatgtaaacagatggatgatgggaaatatgGAGGCTTAAATTACAGATGAACTACGCACAGACTTttagattttgtctaaaaacagcataatgacaattaaaagaccactgggaacaccttgaaaatagatcaaaagatcggAAGCCAGATGTTCTGCAGGAATGACGGAGGAGTTTAAGGTGGAGGGGGGAGTACACCAAAGATCCGCTTTAAGCTccttcttgtttgctgtggtgatggacagatgaggttagacaggaaccTCTGGggatcatgatgtttgcagatgacactgtcaTCGTAGtaagagcaggtggaggaacatgtagagaggtggaggttggGTCTCCAGGAGAGGAGATGATTTGTTGTGGTGGGGAATGAACTTTGTTTAGCGTTAAATTTCTGTTcaccttttttctgtgtttctcttCGTGTTTTGTGGTTTTCTCACATCCTCCTCGGCAGTCATTAAACAGATGCATGATGTAACTGCCTCCCTGCACAGCATCCTCTTATGTTTGTCTTCGGTTCATGTTGTGTTACCTCGTTCTCAtcgctgtccccccccccagatgCCAAACACTGTGCTGAGAGTGAGCTCGGCCCACAAACTCGCCCCCGTAGCAACACCCTGCCCAAGAGCTTCGGCTCCACTCTGGATCAAGGCCTCAGCGACACAGCAATGGAGGTCAGAGGCCCCCACCCCACCAGGGAGGAAACGCTGGACCTCATCCAGAGGAGGGTCAAGGGCAAAAGGCAGGAGGACGGCTGGCCAGACGACATCAAGGTGAAGAGACGAGTAGAAAAGGAAGCAGTAAAAGTACCAACGTGTCAGTCATTTCATACGTGATGTTGGATTGAGTTACGTTCTCCCCCAGAATCCCTCCACAGCAGGAAGGAACATTTCTAAAATATAGCACAGACAATACCAAAAACGTCTGGTGTGCCCTCCAATTACCTCCATAAAACGATAAACAAGTAAAACAGACACAGGTCTGATGTCTCTGGAAGAGGAGACAATTAAAAAACGTCTCGCTCCTCCAGTTCTCTGAAACTAAACCAAGCGTCTGATCGTCTAACGCCACAGAAATGTTGGAGTTCTGTTTGGATTCTAACATCTCCGTCTGTCTTCCTAGAAAATGACCAAAGAACAACTGTCCTGCGAGAAGGTGGTCCTacagaaaaacctgctgcactACGAAGGCCTGCATGGTCGACCTGTAAGTTCTGATGGgtactctgtgccatgttggtACCGGTACCGTAAAAAACTGGGAATGTCGATGCTTCATTTCAGACATGTCAATCGCTTGTTTTCTATTTAATTTTTCTGTACAATTCTAGCCAATTATTTTACCTTTCCAGCAATTGTGGGCGGGCTTATATTGGAATGGGTGTGGCTGTgcaggtgggcggagcttcagtcAAAGTGCAGGAGAAGCAAGTGAAACTTCTCATTTGACTGAACTTCACAGCAAAAATTCTAAGTCAGCAACTCGATGGTCAAGAGTGATGTGTACAGTGCTGTGAAAAAAGACTGTCGCCATGGTGATGAGCGGTGAACGACGTGTTTGCTTCAGCGAGTGTGACAACAGAGAGGCAGTGCAGACTGTCAGAAAGAATCAAATAAAGCCTCTCAGGCACATTCACCTCCATCACGCTgcttcatcacattttgggggaaaaattagcgtttttttttttttttttgtgaagcaccGTTTATGTTTCAAAAGTACCGATTTCGCATCGGCGCCAGAAaaaacgatacccatccctaatcAGAAGTTGCCGTTCGTAGCGTGTAGCTGCACCGCGGCACTCACCACATCTCCCTTTGCTCCCCCAGGTAACCAAGGAGGAGCGTCTGGTGGTGAAGCCGCTGTACGAGCGCTACCGACTGGTCAAACAGATGCTCACCAGAGTCAGCATCACACCCGCCACCGTAAGAACCACTGCCTGCACCTTCCAGGAGGGACGCAGCGGCGTCAGCTGAAGGTGGTTCCCTCTGCTTTCCCTCTGCCTCAGGTGTCGCCCTCCAGTAAGAGgcggactcaaaccctgcagccCATCATCGAGGGCGAAACTGCTCATTTCTGGGAGGAGTtcaaggaagaggaggaggaggagcgaaAGGttgtggaggaggaagagagggACAAggacgatgaagaggaggaagaaggcgAGAGCAGCGGTGGAGAGATGCAAAGCCCCGATGTCATCATGACCTTCGACAGCGGGACTCCCACTGATGTGTCCGGAAGGAGCCAGAGCCCCCATGACGGACAGGGCCACTGTCCAATGACGGACAAGATGGAGGAGGGATCGGGGAGGCTGGCTCTGGACCTGCGGCTGTCCAGCTCCAACGCTTCGTCCATGTAAGGCTCGGACCGCTGACGCTCCTCCttaggggggcggggggggggggggggcacagcaTGTTTGTCTATCCTGTGACTATGAAAACAGGCCCACATCACCCCCCTGCCACCACCGTGCTTTGCCGTTATATCCTGTTTATGTAGTGCTTCAAAGGAAATCTGGACCGTTGGACATGAGACCCCCACCTTTTATTGAGgcataaataaaagtcagttgGTCAGTTTaggacttgaataacttgcaaaaaagaaaagcaataagaaaaagactgaatgtgttaaaaaatgtatcaaagaaAGAAGGGCTCCTCTGaccatagaagtctatgggatttggaCTTCCTGTAACCAGCTGGTCcttcctgtttagaacgccaggggggagggggggatcagtccagttctcacgtACTGTCAAGCACACTTTCACCTTTACAGTCTTCTCAGTCATAAGAGGTCATATTTGAGTTGTGGATCCTTCAGTTCACAGTGAAGTAATCTTCAGGAAACAAGGCAGGAAGCGACACGGAGGAAACTCTGAGCCTGTAATCTGCGGCGGTGCTTTCATGGCTGTAATTACCTCCAGCATGCATCTGTAATCAGCTCAGGCCTGCAGGTGCTTACCGGTCCTGGAACATGATCCCAGCAGCTGATCCTCCATGACACCATGAGTCACCTCCTGCCTGCGCCTCCTTCACGTCTCCACTTTGGGGTCACGGCCCAAATAGGCTACAAGAATACTCTCTAAGCACACCAACCTGCTGCTGGGTGCAGTTCTGCTTCTGACCGGGACAAACCGGCAGCTTCAGCTtcttaaaactttaaatttttcatttaaatgacgGCTttggaaatattaaataaaacatttacatttacagtaGAGGACTCTGGCTGTGTCCCAATTCCCACCCTAGCCCCTATATAGTGTGGTTagcattttgtagtgctgttcGAAACCACAGTGATCCAGTGTCCTAGAAATCTCCCAGatgtctctgcgaaaaacctgtgtgcattgatgctcactggatcggcgaatatagaccacaatgcattgcgtcgcaacaaattttgcccaaaaaattattaaaatatgtttttttaataaaccatcgaggtttttatcttcagaagacagtggactcctaaataatcatcgcaaaacgctcagatcaattagattttaaatttgtaaaatCGATAACGTCATATCcaccgttaaaaaaaaaaaaagtggtgagtgtggtgtctgaattgctttttaaattaaattaaatatagtCCCTCCCAATATAGACTTTTGAgtagttagggtgggaatttggacagagCATGTGACTTTTGTGTCATAATATGGCAGTTTGTGTaactacatttcccatcatcccccaGGCCAGAGCTGCTGGAACAGCTGTGGAAGGCTAgagcagaaaagaagaaactaaGGAAGACCATCCGGGAGTTTGAGGAAGATTTTTATCAACACAACGGACGGTAGGCGGGACAatcgtacacacacacacacacacacacacacacacaagttcaGGAGGGAAATTCCCACATGAAACACTCTGAGTACAAATATGAAGGCAGAGGTTTGCTCCTCGCAGATGGCAGCAGTTCCCTTGAGCAAGCGCGGCTCGTCCACGTTCTCCAGAGACGGCCAGCTCCTTCCAAAGGTTTACACATTTGATGaccttctctctcctcctcctcctcctctgcagaaacGTCCAGAAGGAGGACCGGGTGCCCATGCTGGAGGAGTACAGGGAGTACAAGAGAATCAAAGCCAAGCTCCGCCTCCTGGAAGTCCTCATCAGCAAACAGGATTCTTCCAAATCCATCtgaacccctccccccctccagACAACCGCTATCGCCGCACATTTTAGCCGCTGTCACCGCAGAGGCCACGCCCCCACCTCCTCCAGCGGCAGCCTTCACCTCTGCTGTCTGGGAATCAGACATGACTGAACAACAAGAGGAAAACTGAGACCACCAAGTCCTGAGCATCCCTGCATATCACCGCCGTCATGGCGACACACGGCTGACCCTCATCAGCAGACTGTTTGCACTCGTCTGGATTGTTTTATTTGAGACTTTGGATGTGAGGAACTTTTCGAGTTTCTGGACAGCGGAGGACTGGCATTTTAGACCCTCTGGAGAACGCCGCGTTCGCCGCTTCACCTTTTAAACCTCCGACTGTGGACTCTTGTTTTATCCGGATTTCTAAATGACACGACGGACTGATGCCGGCGTTCTTCCCCACGTACTGCGTTTGTTTTTCTACCGATCCTTCCTTCCAAACGACAGCTGAACGCCGTTGTCCACGGATGCTCACGCTTGTGTTACTATGAGGACACGCTAAAGGGCGGAGCCTccgtctttttctttctctctgaaTCCAGCAGCTCGTTGACTGCCGTGTCAAAAAGGTGGAAAGCATCTGCCGTCGCCCGGCTCGGATCCGGAGAAGTGGGATTTCCTGCTGGCAGGTGGAGCGAGAAGCGACGGCGCCGACGAGCTCGTCTTCCTGTTCCCTCCTCGGCGAAGGGCGTGGGCGGAGCCATGCGGTCCGGAGAAACTTTGGGGCTGTTTGTTGGGACTCTGATGTATAAAGATGTTATTTG contains:
- the fam13b gene encoding protein FAM13B isoform X5, encoding MRKSVSLLPGNEGEGSASTARVFGVPLEEVTRMHTVSGHEVPALVKHIVDYIVEHGHLDLQGLFLVNGNAERVDWLRRRYDSGEEVELEKEADLASAVSLLRLFLQELPEPVIPTALQGHILQLHQDYRSKEELFSNLKNLLQQLPQLNYCLLRFLCRFLSSVASLQQESWNIGALAAVFGPDIFHLSTEGDDLRDQESVSRVLAELLDNQEGLFDSDDEDISSTNDYSSLNEPITELLDDDKCEAECEELPQDSEEGPTVSDFHQNADDSPAASSHLSSISILPADSTDIIQRSIRAAVEHHLLELKSSINHDLSSYNSQGLSPTEPEDEDHHGNEEHQTDPEDRLCSPEKDVQQPERHQQPINTQAVDDCRFPFQDPLGSVTSMEEGSGMDIDTKAAGDADSNLNTASQDHRLFESMEQTITEISDSDVSRCDQNANTSETNRNQPSSCQQKSGQDSHLQLFPDNQWEDPVPAFKSWQDDSESGEAQLSPLAGRIVPLPLLRLEDDGEEEEGEGVQDDSLSSSRTHPHIPARRFLDFGAHSTHRFLQDSDATSPTKAPRQRRASFGSRDVVRGDSVTHQLTKKLQHLKKKIKQFEEQFEKERNYKPSHAEKAANPKVLKWMTDLTKIRRQIKGRQHHLLPRSTLRHQALLHSHRRHHASSPSSSSSSSSICSPPCHTLTPLLHPCSGHSCRPFDLTEYRPPNAKHCAESELGPQTRPRSNTLPKSFGSTLDQGLSDTAMEVRGPHPTREETLDLIQRRVKGKRQEDGWPDDIKKMTKEQLSCEKVVLQKNLLHYEGLHGRPVTKEERLVVKPLYERYRLVKQMLTRVSITPATVSPSSKRRTQTLQPIIEGETAHFWEEFKEEEEEERKVVEEEERDKDDEEEEEGESSGGEMQSPDVIMTFDSGTPTDVSGRSQSPHDGQGHCPMTDKMEEGSGRLALDLRLSSSNASSMPELLEQLWKARAEKKKLRKTIREFEEDFYQHNGRNVQKEDRVPMLEEYREYKRIKAKLRLLEVLISKQDSSKSI